TTTCTGGCTAACTGCTAATGTCGGTGAGGGCGCAATCGCATTCACGCGATGTGAAAGTTTGTAATCCACGGCGGTTCCTGAATACGTAGTTGAAGATGAATTTGGCGTTCGAAAACGAGCTTTTCGAGTCAAGAAACTATAGGGTTTGTAAGCTTAAATGTCCAGTGCTCTTATTGGGGTAACCGTGGCAATTGAGCACGATTTTACGTACTATGTGCGTTCTCAATCTTCCCCAGCTTAAGCCCTTGAAGGAGTGTGCATGGCATCGACATCTACGTCAAAGCGTCTGTTAAATGCACCCGTGGGAAGCACGCTATGGTCGATGACTTGGCCTGTTATTTTCGGGGTCGCAACGCTCATTAGTTTTAATTTCGTAGATACCTTCTTCATTAGCTTAATCGGAACCGAAGAGCTTGCAGCGGTTGGTTTTACTTTTCCTGTGAGTTTCACGGTGATTAGTCTCACGATTGGTTTGGGGATTGGTACCTCGGCAGTGATGGCGCGTAAGCTCGGAGCTAATGACGATGAAGGGGCTCGGCAAATTGGTAGCAGTGCGCTTTATCTGGCCGGTTTGTTAGTAGGCACGCTCGCATTTATCTTTTTTATTTTCACAGAAGCGCTTTTTAGTTTACTGGGCGCCAGTGATGCGCTGATGCCGCTGATTAAAGATTATATGTATATCTGGTATGCCGGGGCCGTATTACTCGTTATGCCTATGGTCGGGAATAGTATTTTGCGTGCTTCAGGTGATACCAAAACACCGTCCCTTATGATGGGCGTGGGTGGACTACTGAATGCGATTCTCGATCCAATTCTCATTTTTGGCTTGGGCCCTATTCCCGCAATGGGTGTGCAAGGAGCGGCACTGGCTAGTGTTCTTGCCTGGAGTGTAGGTTTTACGTTAATTATTTACTTGCTGGTGGTGCGTAAGAAACTCATCGATTGGTACCCACCCGGCTTGGCTTCCTTTATCGTGTCTTCTCGACAGTTATTGAAAATTGGTATTCCCGCAGCAGGTGCCAACATGCTCACACCGATCGCGATGGGTGTACTGACTAGCATTGTGGCCACGCATGGCACGGCGGCTGTTGCCGCGTTTGGCGTCGGTATTCGGCTTGAGTCTCTTGCTTCGGTCGTGATTCTTGCACTCTCTATGAGTTTGCCTCCCTTCATTAGCCAGAACTTTGGGGCAGGTAAAATGGAGCGCGTTCGAGAGGCATACCGAAAAGCGCTGATCTTTGTTTTGTTACTGCAATTGGCCATTTATCTGTTTTTGTTGTTATTGCTACCGGTATTGCAAATGGCGTTTGCACGAGACCAAGCGGTTGCTGAAATTTTAGCTCTATTTGTGTGGATTATGCCGCTTGGATATGGCCTACAAGGCTGGATTATTTTGACCAATTCGTCCTTGAACGCACTGCATTTGCCGCTGCAGGCGCTCACAGTTAGCGTGGTTCGTCTGTTTGTTATGTTTGTGCCGCTATCGATTCTTGGTAACTGGTTAGCTGGCTTACCAGGTCTATTTATTGGTGGCGTGGTCGCAAACTTCATTACGGCAATTTTGGCTTACCGTTGGTTTATGAAAGTCAGTCATGAGGAATAGGGCATGGATAATGTGAGAGGCGATAAAGGGCGTCCCTTTGAACTGGTTTCTGAATATCAACCCGCGGGGGATCAACCCGCTGCGATTGAAAAACTGATCGATAATCTTGAAGCCGGTCTTGCACACCAAACGCTGCTCGGTGTAACTGGCTCAGGTAAAACCTTTACCATGGCGAACGTGATCGCGAAAACAGGCC
This genomic interval from Idiomarinaceae bacterium HL-53 contains the following:
- a CDS encoding putative efflux protein, MATE family, which codes for MASTSTSKRLLNAPVGSTLWSMTWPVIFGVATLISFNFVDTFFISLIGTEELAAVGFTFPVSFTVISLTIGLGIGTSAVMARKLGANDDEGARQIGSSALYLAGLLVGTLAFIFFIFTEALFSLLGASDALMPLIKDYMYIWYAGAVLLVMPMVGNSILRASGDTKTPSLMMGVGGLLNAILDPILIFGLGPIPAMGVQGAALASVLAWSVGFTLIIYLLVVRKKLIDWYPPGLASFIVSSRQLLKIGIPAAGANMLTPIAMGVLTSIVATHGTAAVAAFGVGIRLESLASVVILALSMSLPPFISQNFGAGKMERVREAYRKALIFVLLLQLAIYLFLLLLLPVLQMAFARDQAVAEILALFVWIMPLGYGLQGWIILTNSSLNALHLPLQALTVSVVRLFVMFVPLSILGNWLAGLPGLFIGGVVANFITAILAYRWFMKVSHEE